One Vibrio sp. 16 genomic window carries:
- the coaD gene encoding pantetheine-phosphate adenylyltransferase, whose product MNTNVIYPGTFDPITNGHVDIIKRASKMFHTVTVAVAESPRKNTLFTLSERIDMVQEVFKGHSNIVVKGFSGLLVDFAKAENANILIRGLRTTIDFEYELGLSTMYQKLMPEIESLFLPPNEKYAFLSSTIVREVALHGGDVADFVHPYVAKQLQNK is encoded by the coding sequence ATGAACACGAACGTTATCTATCCAGGGACCTTTGACCCTATAACTAACGGGCACGTCGACATCATTAAGCGCGCTTCGAAAATGTTTCACACGGTTACCGTTGCTGTTGCAGAAAGCCCACGCAAGAATACTCTTTTCACACTCAGTGAACGTATCGACATGGTGCAAGAAGTGTTCAAAGGCCATTCAAACATCGTCGTCAAAGGATTCTCTGGCTTGCTGGTTGATTTCGCCAAAGCGGAGAATGCCAACATTCTTATCCGTGGTTTACGTACCACAATCGACTTTGAGTATGAGCTTGGGCTATCAACAATGTACCAAAAGCTAATGCCAGAGATAGAGAGCCTCTTTTTGCCGCCGAACGAAAAGTACGCATTTTTGTCTTCGACCATTGTTCGTGAGGTTGCCCTTCACGGTGGAGATGTAGCGGATTTCGTGCATCCGTATGTCGCCAAGCAACTACAAAACAAGTAA
- the waaA gene encoding lipid IV(A) 3-deoxy-D-manno-octulosonic acid transferase, with amino-acid sequence MIRFLYTILLFLVSPILLFGLYKRKPGKPSFGPRWKEHFGITPKLKSQTSPIWIHAVSVGEVIAVTPIIKALKLQNPEKPIVVTTTTSTGAEQVEKLADLVEHRYMPIDFSFAVRGFLRSINPSKMLIMETELWPNTLHTVARNGITITVLNARLSEKSYRNYQKVHSLFDMLAKNLSHICCQYQDDADRFEKLGVEKSKVSVTGSVKFDISVPEETKQAGIQLRSQIGKSRPVWIAASTHKGEDERILAVHKELVEQHPDSLLILVPRHPERFDSVHDLCQQANFTVSRRTQGDVSIQSQIYLGDTMGEMLTLLGAADICFMGGSLLGDKVGGHNMLEPIALGVPVITGPSYFNFQEISEQLLAEGLMTVCSSELEIANGVLKTWDNTALEGLQERMNEFMVRHQGCIDKTLKLI; translated from the coding sequence ATGATTCGTTTTCTTTATACAATCCTTCTTTTCTTAGTGTCGCCAATCCTGCTCTTTGGACTTTACAAACGTAAACCTGGTAAACCCTCTTTCGGCCCAAGATGGAAAGAGCATTTTGGCATAACTCCAAAGTTAAAGAGCCAAACTTCTCCCATTTGGATTCACGCCGTCTCTGTAGGTGAAGTAATTGCTGTTACTCCCATCATCAAAGCATTAAAGCTCCAAAATCCAGAAAAACCTATTGTGGTGACCACAACCACCAGCACAGGGGCAGAACAAGTAGAAAAGCTCGCAGATTTAGTTGAGCATCGCTACATGCCGATTGACTTTTCTTTCGCTGTGCGCGGTTTTTTAAGAAGTATCAACCCAAGTAAGATGCTGATTATGGAAACTGAACTCTGGCCAAATACGCTCCATACTGTGGCTCGTAATGGCATCACAATTACCGTTCTGAATGCACGTTTATCTGAGAAGTCTTATCGCAACTATCAAAAAGTCCACTCTCTGTTCGATATGCTTGCAAAAAATCTTTCTCATATATGTTGTCAATATCAAGATGATGCAGACCGCTTTGAGAAACTTGGTGTAGAGAAAAGTAAGGTTTCTGTAACAGGCTCAGTTAAGTTTGACATTTCAGTTCCCGAAGAAACGAAACAGGCAGGGATACAATTGCGCAGCCAGATTGGTAAAAGCCGTCCAGTTTGGATCGCGGCCAGCACCCACAAAGGTGAAGATGAGAGAATCCTCGCTGTGCATAAAGAACTCGTTGAACAACATCCTGACTCTCTACTTATCTTAGTTCCTAGGCATCCTGAACGCTTTGACTCTGTTCATGACCTATGTCAGCAGGCTAATTTTACGGTATCTCGTAGAACCCAAGGCGACGTAAGTATCCAAAGCCAAATTTACCTTGGTGATACTATGGGAGAGATGCTCACTCTGCTTGGCGCTGCAGACATCTGCTTTATGGGGGGGAGTTTACTCGGCGATAAAGTTGGTGGGCATAATATGCTAGAACCCATCGCTCTCGGAGTACCGGTTATCACAGGTCCGAGTTACTTTAACTTCCAAGAAATCAGTGAGCAGTTGTTGGCGGAAGGCCTCATGACTGTATGCAGTTCTGAGTTAGAGATAGCTAACGGTGTACTAAAAACCTGGGATAACACCGCTCTAGAGGGCCTTCAGGAGAGAATGAATGAATTTATGGTTCGCCATCAAGGGTGTATTGATAAGACATTAAAGCTCATTTAA
- a CDS encoding glycosyltransferase family 9 protein, with protein sequence MPLFNTAPKSVCFLRLSAIGDTCHAVAAIQALQKHWPDTQVTWVIGKIEAQLLDGLDNVELVVFDKKAGLKGMQAIWRQLKGREFDALIHMQLALRASLLTLGIKAKYKVGFNFKRAKEAQWLFTNQKISDTSSAHVLDSFFAFTEFLGVPNTKPHWQLPIAESDINFAKQTLEGKPTVVISPAASKDERNWLTSRYAELADWIIDQGYQVALCGSPSEREIKLGQAISGQMNHTPLNLIGQTSLKQLTAVLAQAQVVIAPDSGPAHIATTQGTPVIGLYGHSNPKRTGPYNDLDSVVSVYEHYIQEQQGKPADQLAWSTRVKGDHVMQSITLDMVQSKLKPLLNQH encoded by the coding sequence ATGCCTTTGTTTAACACGGCCCCTAAGTCAGTCTGCTTTCTGCGATTATCTGCCATTGGCGATACCTGCCACGCCGTTGCCGCTATTCAAGCCTTGCAAAAGCATTGGCCTGACACACAAGTTACATGGGTGATAGGGAAAATCGAGGCACAGCTACTCGACGGTTTAGACAACGTCGAACTGGTTGTATTTGATAAAAAAGCCGGACTAAAAGGCATGCAAGCAATATGGCGGCAGCTTAAAGGTCGTGAGTTTGATGCGCTTATCCATATGCAGCTGGCCCTTAGAGCCAGTCTGTTAACCCTCGGAATTAAAGCTAAGTACAAAGTTGGCTTTAACTTTAAACGCGCAAAAGAAGCACAATGGCTTTTCACCAACCAGAAGATTTCCGACACCTCGTCTGCCCATGTTCTGGATAGCTTTTTTGCTTTTACCGAGTTTCTTGGCGTCCCAAATACAAAGCCCCATTGGCAGTTACCCATCGCAGAGAGCGATATTAACTTTGCTAAGCAGACACTGGAAGGCAAGCCAACCGTCGTAATCAGCCCTGCTGCGAGTAAAGATGAGCGCAATTGGCTCACCTCTCGATACGCCGAGCTAGCCGATTGGATTATTGACCAAGGGTACCAAGTAGCACTCTGCGGTTCTCCCTCTGAGCGCGAAATCAAACTTGGCCAGGCGATCTCTGGGCAAATGAACCACACGCCTCTCAACCTCATCGGTCAAACAAGTTTAAAGCAACTGACTGCCGTTTTGGCACAAGCCCAAGTCGTTATCGCGCCCGATTCTGGGCCAGCCCATATCGCGACGACACAAGGCACGCCAGTGATTGGTCTTTACGGGCACAGCAATCCAAAGCGAACTGGCCCCTATAATGACTTAGACTCCGTCGTTAGCGTGTACGAACATTACATTCAAGAACAACAAGGCAAACCCGCGGATCAACTTGCTTGGAGCACGCGCGTGAAAGGCGATCATGTGATGCAGTCAATCACGTTAGACATGGTACAATCGAAGCTCAAGCCACTTTTAAATCAACACTAA
- a CDS encoding glycosyltransferase family 4 protein: MTDKTLIHINLASGFGGGEVQTLNLIANLSGYRQLILGKQDKPFVAKARERFADSNDVSIVGFWRAVYCALMSKNVVIHAHDGRGAHLARLIGWLVSKPYVISRRVDKALKGNASQKTYRKAAHLIAVSQKVANNIEQYNSNLTVIHDCYSHLPSNADVEVKLRALKDRFVVTQLGSLLDIKNIPFTIELAKQLAETHPGIHFLIVGQGKEEAALREQAKALSNVTFFGFTPYVGSVLTRTDVLIMPSKSEGLGSAVLEAYQHDTPVITSKAGGLPEIVEHGVTGYLVDTDSVDQAKHHLLDLVASKDLYQQIQQNIQKKKQQYSPETMAERYIACYDKVW; this comes from the coding sequence ATGACAGATAAAACCCTTATACACATAAACTTAGCGTCCGGTTTTGGCGGAGGGGAAGTCCAAACTCTCAACCTGATAGCAAACTTGTCTGGATACCGTCAGCTGATCTTGGGTAAACAAGATAAACCATTTGTAGCCAAGGCAAGAGAGCGCTTTGCTGACTCAAATGACGTTAGTATCGTTGGCTTTTGGCGTGCTGTGTATTGCGCTTTGATGTCTAAAAATGTGGTGATTCATGCTCATGATGGGCGTGGTGCGCATCTAGCAAGGCTTATAGGTTGGTTGGTCAGCAAGCCCTATGTCATTTCTCGTAGAGTAGATAAGGCGCTGAAAGGTAATGCCTCTCAAAAAACATATCGAAAAGCAGCACACCTTATCGCGGTCAGCCAGAAAGTCGCGAACAACATCGAGCAATACAATTCAAATCTTACTGTTATCCACGACTGCTACTCTCATCTCCCTAGTAACGCTGACGTTGAAGTGAAGCTTAGAGCACTGAAAGATCGATTTGTCGTTACGCAACTGGGAAGCTTGCTCGACATTAAAAACATCCCTTTTACCATCGAATTGGCCAAGCAGCTTGCAGAGACTCATCCGGGCATTCACTTTTTGATTGTGGGTCAAGGAAAAGAAGAGGCGGCGTTAAGAGAGCAAGCGAAAGCGTTGTCAAATGTCACCTTCTTTGGCTTTACGCCTTATGTCGGTTCGGTGCTAACGCGCACGGATGTATTGATCATGCCGTCAAAAAGTGAGGGACTTGGCTCTGCTGTGTTGGAAGCTTATCAACATGATACGCCGGTTATTACTTCCAAAGCTGGAGGGCTGCCGGAGATCGTCGAGCATGGAGTGACGGGTTATTTAGTCGATACTGATAGTGTTGACCAAGCAAAACATCACTTATTGGATTTGGTTGCGAGTAAAGACTTGTATCAGCAGATTCAGCAAAACATCCAAAAGAAAAAACAGCAATATAGCCCCGAGACTATGGCTGAGCGCTATATTGCTTGTTATGACAAAGTGTGGTGA
- a CDS encoding DUF3413 domain-containing protein: protein MSFKQKLHAHGWFILINALIAIALASRYFAFLPEFPSDTLGIAFIFAGTLGQMTLLAAIIGLVSLPALLLPKGGRNAIQALIASLGLAVLFIDTIVYAQYRFHINAVVLELVMSGQVVSFPLITWVTVLGSVAALLAGQWWLIRWLENDAPVRQWKLGRKFTYVTIIALLLTNGIHIWAAAHAYQPVTMVKRYLPLFYPATANKFMDKRGWLDKEAIARQKAMRVPPKSDLNYPLKPLQFESTKPVNIMLITVDSWRADTFNADNTPYMWEYAKDGAIFQDHIATGNATRTGIFGLFYGLPGTYWHGFVANHQSPVLVDRLQALDYQLGLFAAARLTNPEFHQTVFVNVPNLRVGSEGLTPSQRDRHLTDDWIEWYKNRDTSKPVFSFLFYDAPHGYDFPKNFEPKYEPMIPRVDYLKLDNNSDQEKFFNRYKTSVRYVDTQIKRTLDTLKESGELENTLVIITGDHSQEMNDNKQNFWGHNGNFTRAQTQVPFVMFGPGVDKEKLAKTATYTTSHEDLAPTLMNNYLGSLNDTGDYSTGEDLFGENVQRDWVMSSSYSAYGIIYDDTIIEVNGAGQSQILDSTYRPKKGEAMNYQYVQEALDNISRFRK, encoded by the coding sequence ATGTCTTTTAAACAGAAACTGCACGCTCATGGCTGGTTTATTCTTATAAACGCGCTCATAGCGATTGCGTTGGCGAGTCGTTACTTCGCTTTTTTACCAGAGTTTCCATCCGATACGCTAGGCATCGCCTTCATATTTGCGGGCACATTAGGTCAGATGACGCTGTTGGCAGCCATCATTGGACTTGTGAGTTTACCGGCACTATTGCTACCGAAGGGAGGACGGAATGCGATTCAAGCGCTGATTGCTTCTCTTGGTTTGGCGGTGCTGTTTATCGATACCATTGTTTACGCTCAGTATCGTTTCCATATCAATGCTGTTGTTCTTGAACTGGTGATGTCAGGGCAAGTGGTTAGCTTCCCGCTGATCACCTGGGTGACGGTGTTGGGATCCGTTGCTGCGTTGCTTGCTGGTCAATGGTGGTTGATTCGTTGGCTAGAAAATGATGCGCCAGTGCGCCAATGGAAGTTGGGCCGCAAGTTCACCTACGTGACGATTATCGCGTTGCTGCTAACTAACGGTATTCATATTTGGGCGGCGGCACATGCCTATCAGCCTGTTACTATGGTGAAGCGTTACTTGCCATTATTCTATCCCGCAACGGCCAACAAGTTCATGGATAAGCGTGGTTGGTTGGATAAAGAGGCGATTGCTAGGCAAAAAGCGATGCGAGTGCCGCCAAAGAGCGATCTGAACTATCCTTTAAAGCCTTTGCAGTTTGAATCGACAAAGCCAGTTAACATCATGTTGATTACGGTGGATTCATGGCGTGCAGACACCTTCAACGCGGACAATACGCCTTATATGTGGGAGTACGCGAAAGATGGCGCTATTTTCCAAGATCATATCGCAACGGGTAACGCCACTCGTACGGGTATCTTTGGCTTGTTTTACGGTCTGCCGGGTACTTATTGGCACGGTTTTGTTGCCAACCATCAATCTCCGGTATTGGTTGACCGTCTCCAAGCGTTGGATTATCAACTGGGCCTATTTGCGGCTGCGCGCTTAACGAATCCAGAATTCCACCAAACGGTTTTTGTTAATGTGCCGAACTTACGCGTTGGTTCTGAAGGTCTCACACCATCTCAACGTGATAGGCATTTAACCGATGACTGGATTGAGTGGTATAAGAATCGAGATACTTCTAAGCCAGTATTCTCATTCCTATTCTATGACGCGCCACATGGTTATGATTTTCCGAAGAACTTTGAGCCTAAGTATGAGCCAATGATCCCGCGTGTGGATTATCTAAAACTGGATAACAACAGTGATCAAGAGAAATTCTTTAATCGTTATAAAACATCGGTTCGTTATGTTGATACGCAAATCAAACGCACGCTAGATACGCTAAAGGAGTCTGGAGAACTCGAGAATACGCTAGTGATCATCACTGGTGATCATAGCCAAGAGATGAACGACAACAAACAGAATTTCTGGGGGCATAACGGCAACTTTACTCGCGCTCAGACCCAAGTGCCTTTTGTCATGTTTGGCCCTGGGGTTGATAAGGAAAAACTCGCGAAAACGGCGACGTATACGACGTCTCATGAAGATTTAGCCCCAACCCTAATGAACAACTATTTAGGTTCATTGAATGACACAGGTGACTACTCTACAGGTGAAGACTTGTTTGGAGAGAATGTTCAACGAGATTGGGTGATGAGTTCTAGCTACAGTGCATACGGCATTATTTACGACGATACCATTATTGAAGTGAATGGCGCTGGTCAATCACAGATTTTAGACAGCACCTATCGACCGAAGAAAGGTGAGGCGATGAACTATCAGTATGTTCAGGAAGCGTTAGATAACATTAGTCGTTTTAGGAAGTAA
- a CDS encoding glycosyltransferase, with protein sequence MNIAIVVNCLKIGGMERVAVNLADAFHDAGHQTDLIYLKNRKKEIEPKNNDLPVHLFNLKKSVFSTGLGALWFVVCKALNLVFSKTFPLWFAYAESMAFKKQLRTLEAQNGQPFDLIIFRGQGTFEQLWPIQDKRFVYVCENVQKKHMYGRLSRWVFTKLFQNRNVTCVSQGALDSFQDMVQTHQITPKKAIVVNNPNDFINIRQQAECIPEKLHNKPYILGLGRLVPQKNFSLLVQAYHYATSTYNLQQDLVIVGAGNDRDNIEAEVKRLNLTERVHFKGQQTNPFPWYKAADLYVLSSKHEGLGMVLIESLACGTPVVSTDSRGGVRQIMNGALEPFLAKETPESLGEAIYFALNHEWDTSFNDYVQETLDKFDGKKIVEAYIDEFAEKQ encoded by the coding sequence ATGAATATTGCTATTGTCGTAAACTGTCTGAAAATTGGTGGAATGGAACGAGTTGCTGTCAACCTTGCGGATGCTTTCCATGATGCTGGACACCAGACAGATTTAATTTACCTGAAGAACCGCAAGAAAGAAATTGAGCCTAAAAACAACGATCTTCCAGTACACCTGTTCAACCTAAAAAAGTCAGTGTTTTCTACTGGGCTTGGTGCCCTTTGGTTCGTCGTTTGCAAAGCATTGAATCTTGTATTCAGCAAAACTTTTCCGCTTTGGTTTGCATACGCTGAATCTATGGCTTTTAAAAAGCAGCTAAGGACGCTCGAAGCACAAAACGGGCAACCTTTTGACTTAATTATATTTCGTGGCCAAGGAACCTTTGAGCAACTTTGGCCAATTCAAGACAAACGCTTTGTTTATGTGTGTGAAAACGTACAAAAGAAGCACATGTACGGCCGACTGTCCCGCTGGGTTTTCACTAAGCTTTTCCAAAATAGAAACGTCACCTGCGTATCCCAAGGTGCACTAGATAGCTTTCAAGATATGGTCCAAACGCACCAAATTACGCCAAAGAAAGCAATTGTGGTCAATAATCCTAATGACTTTATCAACATCCGGCAGCAGGCAGAGTGTATTCCAGAAAAATTGCACAACAAGCCATACATTTTGGGTCTTGGAAGACTTGTTCCTCAAAAAAATTTCTCGCTGTTAGTACAAGCGTATCACTACGCTACGAGTACATATAACTTACAGCAAGACTTAGTGATTGTAGGTGCAGGAAACGATAGAGATAATATTGAAGCTGAAGTGAAGCGACTTAACCTCACAGAGCGAGTTCACTTTAAAGGCCAACAAACCAATCCATTTCCATGGTACAAAGCCGCAGACCTTTATGTTCTGAGTTCTAAGCATGAAGGATTAGGCATGGTGCTAATTGAGTCACTAGCTTGCGGAACCCCTGTCGTTAGCACAGATAGCCGAGGTGGTGTTCGCCAAATCATGAATGGTGCATTGGAACCATTTTTAGCAAAAGAAACGCCTGAGTCTTTAGGTGAAGCCATCTATTTTGCTCTTAACCATGAATGGGATACATCATTTAATGACTATGTCCAAGAGACTCTCGATAAGTTTGATGGTAAGAAAATCGTCGAAGCTTATATTGACGAATTCGCGGAGAAACAATGA
- a CDS encoding O-antigen ligase family protein — protein MKFVKTHLANLTPLASLISIAYVIHQSYYLQLDRIEWSVNPIPYTTMVSAIAIISFYYMVSPYNFRIKIANTVGLFLSVTGILISETRGTLVAFIAALLILSLFRLDFSTLKHKGIKYFTIASIAILTLFFVNKDTIKPRYERTVFEVQQILNGNYSTSIGLRLHMWQAGLELAKHPTLIGLGDSHIDEKKKLAEENLIHQSAVKWRHYHNDYITSWVKRGVVGFVFLLVMLSFPFYYFIRYRSEETTIASLVGVIYVVGSFTDIPLSQANSLILYIILMIVLCSPKRTEI, from the coding sequence GTGAAGTTTGTTAAAACCCACTTAGCCAATCTCACTCCTTTGGCAAGTTTAATATCCATTGCTTACGTCATTCATCAGTCTTACTACTTGCAACTCGATAGAATTGAGTGGAGTGTAAATCCAATACCATATACAACAATGGTTTCAGCAATCGCGATAATTAGCTTTTACTACATGGTTTCTCCGTATAACTTCAGAATAAAGATAGCAAATACTGTCGGTTTATTTTTATCTGTAACAGGAATACTTATTAGTGAAACTCGTGGCACCTTAGTTGCTTTCATTGCAGCATTGCTCATTCTTTCCTTATTTCGACTAGACTTTTCCACTTTAAAACATAAAGGCATTAAGTATTTCACAATAGCATCAATAGCAATATTAACTTTATTCTTTGTAAACAAAGACACCATAAAGCCTAGATATGAAAGAACGGTTTTCGAGGTTCAACAGATATTAAATGGAAATTATTCCACTTCTATCGGATTACGTTTGCATATGTGGCAGGCAGGGTTGGAGTTAGCTAAACACCCGACTCTAATCGGTTTGGGTGACTCTCACATTGATGAAAAAAAGAAGTTGGCCGAAGAGAACTTAATTCACCAAAGTGCAGTTAAATGGCGTCATTACCACAATGATTATATTACCAGTTGGGTAAAGAGAGGGGTTGTGGGCTTTGTATTTCTTTTAGTTATGCTTAGCTTTCCATTCTATTATTTTATACGCTACAGAAGTGAAGAAACCACGATAGCATCATTAGTCGGAGTGATTTATGTCGTAGGTTCATTCACTGACATTCCGCTTTCTCAGGCTAACTCTCTCATTTTATATATTATCTTAATGATAGTACTGTGCTCACCGAAACGAACTGAGATTTAA
- a CDS encoding glycosyltransferase family 2 protein, translating to MITGVVITLNESKNIVECIQSLQQVCSEVVVVDSNSVDDTRELAEQAGAKVVIQSYLGDGFQKNVGLDHTDNHWILSLDADERLTDEMVAAIKNLDLSSTKHDAFAFRRRNYIGSRWIKQCGWYPDFCIRLYDKTQTRFAEVKQHAAVQAKNPERISADIIHFSFENLGQLFAKPGRDFSGRAAKIMYQKGKRVNALSPFLHGLNAFIKSYIIKKGFMGGADGLTVSISASLSSYLKYARLLEFQRDPKVLEKEDFNKVW from the coding sequence ATGATTACTGGCGTTGTTATTACTCTCAACGAGTCGAAAAATATTGTTGAGTGCATTCAGTCTCTACAGCAAGTCTGCTCGGAGGTGGTGGTAGTCGATTCGAACAGTGTTGATGACACCCGAGAACTCGCAGAGCAAGCTGGCGCAAAGGTCGTCATACAAAGCTATTTGGGCGATGGTTTTCAAAAGAATGTCGGCCTAGACCATACCGACAACCACTGGATTTTGAGCCTCGACGCTGATGAGCGATTAACCGATGAAATGGTTGCAGCGATCAAGAATCTAGATCTTTCCTCGACAAAGCATGATGCCTTCGCCTTCCGTCGTCGCAACTACATCGGAAGCCGTTGGATAAAACAGTGTGGTTGGTATCCGGATTTCTGCATTCGTCTTTACGACAAAACGCAGACTCGCTTTGCTGAAGTGAAACAGCACGCCGCTGTACAAGCCAAAAACCCAGAACGAATCAGCGCCGACATTATTCACTTTTCATTCGAGAATCTTGGTCAACTGTTCGCGAAGCCTGGACGCGACTTCAGCGGTCGCGCGGCTAAAATCATGTATCAAAAGGGCAAACGCGTAAATGCTTTGAGTCCGTTTCTGCATGGTCTGAACGCCTTCATTAAATCTTACATTATCAAGAAAGGTTTTATGGGCGGTGCGGACGGTCTCACTGTCTCAATTAGTGCCTCACTGAGCAGCTACTTGAAATATGCGCGCCTGCTCGAGTTCCAACGTGACCCTAAAGTCTTAGAGAAAGAAGACTTCAACAAAGTGTGGTAA
- a CDS encoding 3-deoxy-D-manno-octulosonic acid kinase, translated as MLKKYEQSHQVIWYDDEYLLEDPAKAFDVAYWQNEGRVVGSAQGRGTTWFVQTKTLTAALRHYRRGGLFGKLVSDSYWFKGWQSTRSYAEFTLLKQLAEAGVNVPKPIAARATKFGLSYKADLLSEKVADASDLVDVLQERRLSAQEYQVVGREIGKMHKAGVNHTDLNIHNLLLDGHGKAWIIDFDKCYQQSGTNWQQGNLDRLLRSFRKELNKRAIQWTEEDFNHLLDGYKQEG; from the coding sequence GTGTTAAAGAAATATGAGCAATCTCATCAGGTCATTTGGTATGACGATGAGTATCTATTAGAAGACCCGGCAAAGGCTTTTGATGTGGCTTACTGGCAGAATGAAGGGCGAGTAGTTGGCAGCGCGCAAGGTAGGGGTACGACTTGGTTCGTGCAGACGAAAACCTTAACTGCGGCATTGCGTCACTACCGACGAGGTGGCTTGTTCGGCAAATTGGTTTCGGACAGCTACTGGTTCAAAGGGTGGCAGAGTACCCGAAGTTATGCGGAATTTACGCTGTTGAAGCAGCTAGCAGAGGCGGGTGTCAATGTCCCTAAGCCGATCGCGGCTCGTGCGACTAAGTTTGGTTTATCTTACAAAGCAGACTTGTTGAGTGAAAAAGTTGCCGATGCTTCTGATCTCGTCGATGTGTTACAAGAACGACGATTGTCCGCTCAGGAGTATCAAGTGGTTGGCCGAGAGATTGGAAAAATGCACAAGGCGGGAGTGAATCACACCGATCTAAACATTCACAATCTGTTGCTCGACGGTCATGGTAAGGCTTGGATTATCGACTTTGATAAATGTTACCAACAGTCGGGAACAAATTGGCAGCAAGGCAATCTAGATAGGTTGCTCCGCTCTTTTCGTAAAGAGCTCAATAAACGCGCCATTCAATGGACAGAGGAAGACTTTAATCATTTATTAGATGGTTATAAGCAGGAAGGCTAA
- a CDS encoding diacylglycerol kinase, which produces MNPEQSGKPGATGITRILNATGYSIQGLKAAFRHEAAVRQEMGLLVVAILALLWLSLPVVETVLMLATVVLVLVVELINSAIEAVVDRVGTERHELSGRAKDIGSAAVLVALTLAAFTWGYILYHHFWA; this is translated from the coding sequence ATGAATCCGGAACAGAGTGGCAAGCCAGGCGCAACGGGAATTACGCGTATTCTCAATGCGACTGGGTACTCGATCCAAGGTCTAAAAGCCGCGTTTCGCCATGAAGCGGCGGTGCGACAAGAAATGGGTCTGCTGGTGGTCGCCATATTGGCTTTGCTGTGGTTATCATTGCCTGTCGTCGAGACGGTCTTGATGCTAGCGACGGTCGTATTAGTGTTGGTGGTTGAGCTAATCAACTCGGCGATTGAAGCGGTGGTGGATCGTGTTGGCACAGAGCGTCATGAATTGAGCGGTCGAGCGAAAGATATTGGCTCGGCAGCGGTGCTTGTCGCCCTCACGCTAGCAGCCTTTACATGGGGTTACATCCTTTACCATCACTTTTGGGCCTAG
- a CDS encoding CatB-related O-acetyltransferase — protein sequence MKKPLTKFDKWIISKLWRKIASSKNEQSLFIRKLCKLYLDKKDTYRYIAYKYFGFSVGKYTYRYKQFFNNGSYQLLSSIGNFCSIGDNVTIAKSNHPTSYISTHPFLYEKKRGLISKNITIDNNDKVTIGHDVWLGVNSTILPGVTIGNGAIIAAGAVVTKDVQPYAIVAGVPAKTIRFRFTKEQIEFLMNSKWWDESDRSIKNNIHLFYDIEEFRMNWADNK from the coding sequence GTGAAAAAACCTCTAACCAAATTTGACAAATGGATAATTTCCAAGCTTTGGAGAAAGATAGCATCTTCGAAGAATGAACAGAGCTTATTTATTAGAAAGCTATGCAAGCTTTACTTAGATAAGAAAGACACATATAGATATATTGCTTATAAGTATTTCGGATTTTCAGTCGGAAAATACACATACAGATATAAGCAGTTTTTCAACAACGGTTCTTACCAGTTACTATCATCTATCGGGAACTTTTGCTCAATAGGAGATAATGTAACTATTGCAAAATCTAACCACCCAACAAGCTATATTTCAACGCATCCTTTTTTATATGAAAAAAAAAGAGGACTCATAAGTAAAAACATCACTATAGATAATAACGATAAGGTTACTATCGGCCATGACGTTTGGTTAGGTGTTAATAGCACTATACTGCCAGGCGTTACTATTGGCAACGGCGCAATAATTGCTGCTGGAGCGGTAGTCACGAAAGATGTTCAGCCTTACGCCATTGTCGCAGGAGTTCCTGCAAAAACAATACGCTTCCGATTCACAAAAGAGCAAATAGAGTTCCTGATGAACTCAAAATGGTGGGACGAAAGTGATAGAAGTATAAAAAACAACATCCATTTATTTTATGACATTGAAGAATTCAGAATGAACTGGGCCGACAATAAATGA